From a single Pseudalkalibacillus hwajinpoensis genomic region:
- the dnaI gene encoding primosomal protein DnaI, whose protein sequence is MESIQESFNKMPANRKFQEQYQEMKKAIMADADIQAFCEAHEEVDDKVIDRSLARLYEYTTQAKRCEGCPGLSDCINMMDGYEPELFMNRSVIDIRYNRCPTRVEEDENKKRNQMIQSYYIPKEILQATFADLDDQDPVRVEAIGTAIQYVEQFVPGETTKGLYIHGGFGVGKTFILGAIANQLAKDKGVRSQFIYTPDFFRQMKSAIQDQSIDAKLDYLKETPLLILDDIGAESISSWVRDDILGALLQYRMTEGLPTLYSSNLDYTLLEEHLAYSHKSGIEETKAKRIMERIKHFTTPVFLEGKNRRV, encoded by the coding sequence ATGGAATCCATTCAGGAATCATTTAACAAAATGCCTGCTAATAGAAAGTTTCAAGAGCAGTACCAGGAAATGAAAAAAGCGATAATGGCTGATGCGGATATCCAGGCTTTTTGTGAAGCGCATGAAGAGGTGGATGATAAAGTTATCGATCGAAGTCTTGCCAGGTTGTACGAATACACGACACAGGCCAAGCGATGCGAAGGATGTCCTGGTCTCTCTGATTGTATTAACATGATGGACGGCTATGAACCTGAGCTCTTTATGAATCGATCTGTTATTGATATCCGTTACAATCGCTGTCCGACAAGAGTGGAAGAAGATGAGAATAAAAAGCGGAATCAAATGATTCAGAGCTATTACATTCCAAAGGAAATACTTCAGGCCACCTTTGCTGATTTGGATGATCAGGATCCTGTGCGGGTAGAAGCGATTGGAACGGCCATTCAATACGTAGAACAATTCGTTCCTGGAGAAACCACAAAAGGCCTCTATATCCATGGTGGATTTGGTGTTGGAAAGACGTTTATTCTTGGGGCCATCGCAAACCAGCTTGCAAAAGATAAAGGCGTCCGTTCGCAGTTTATTTACACACCGGATTTTTTCCGTCAGATGAAAAGTGCCATCCAGGATCAGTCCATTGATGCAAAGCTCGATTATTTGAAGGAAACCCCTCTGTTAATTCTTGACGATATAGGTGCTGAGAGTATTTCGAGCTGGGTTCGTGATGATATTCTCGGAGCGCTTCTTCAGTATCGAATGACTGAAGGACTGCCGACGCTTTACTCATCTAACCTTGATTACACACTGCTTGAGGAGCATCTTGCTTATTCTCACAAAAGCGGAATTGAAGAAACGAAAGCAAAACGAATTATGGAAAGAATTAAGCATTTTACTACCCCTGTCTTTCTTGAAGGGAAAAATCGCAGAGTGTAA
- the ytxC gene encoding sporulation protein YtxC produces the protein MLISITFNSTSDFQFVQEQLQKVLDSKKQLIVDQGGLMVSVAIEPYDTKTCFNISKCLALCVTTIYENQWMDQLLRSTYFFQDDDEIAEISAIARSIGEGDREDVPGAMRFTNREKLVLEAAYACIEQGGTISFDSFIRFRMRPYRSLLNALVGEAIDEYKLEQEYQNFVDALRFFLKKREPIEKRVVLVFDGDYRLYDSQGRDLPLQMEQLSGELPDGLRVDDIDPDILLPLLILAPEEIYLYTDHSEEGLAQTIRNVFEERLHFFSHRMSKIHFSGNH, from the coding sequence GTGTTGATATCGATAACGTTCAATAGCACAAGCGACTTTCAATTTGTACAGGAACAGTTACAGAAGGTACTGGATAGTAAAAAGCAGCTAATCGTTGATCAAGGCGGATTGATGGTTTCGGTGGCGATTGAACCATACGATACGAAAACGTGCTTTAACATTTCTAAGTGCCTGGCCCTATGTGTGACAACGATTTATGAAAATCAATGGATGGATCAGCTGTTAAGGTCAACTTATTTCTTTCAAGATGATGATGAGATTGCTGAAATATCTGCCATCGCTCGTAGTATTGGTGAGGGTGACAGAGAAGATGTACCGGGTGCGATGCGATTTACCAATCGCGAGAAATTAGTTCTAGAAGCTGCGTATGCCTGTATTGAACAGGGAGGAACCATTTCGTTTGATTCGTTTATTAGATTCCGCATGCGTCCGTATCGAAGTCTGCTTAATGCTTTAGTTGGTGAGGCGATTGATGAGTATAAACTTGAACAGGAATATCAGAACTTCGTTGATGCGTTACGTTTTTTCCTTAAAAAGAGGGAACCAATCGAGAAGCGTGTTGTTCTTGTATTTGATGGTGATTATCGTCTGTACGACAGTCAGGGAAGGGATTTACCTCTTCAAATGGAACAACTGTCAGGTGAGTTACCAGACGGTCTTAGGGTGGATGACATCGATCCTGATATTTTGTTACCACTATTAATTCTCGCTCCTGAGGAAATTTATTTATACACGGATCATTCGGAAGAGGGTCTTGCTCAAACGATTCGGAATGTTTTTGAAGAGCGTCTTCATTTTTTTTCGCATCGTATGTCTAAAATACATTTTTCGGGAAATCATTAA
- the thrS gene encoding threonine--tRNA ligase encodes MAEMVKMTFPDGSVKEFEKGTTTEEIASSISPGLKKKALAGKVNGALIDLRREIEKDASIEIVTPESEDGLEVLRHSTAHLMAQAIKRLYSDVKLGVGPVIDSGFYYDIDCPVSITPEDLPRIEKEMKKIVNENLEVKRNVVSRDEAQKMFEEIGDELKLELLEAIPADEQVTIYEQGEFFDLCRGPHIPSTSKIKAFKLLSIAGAYWRGDSENQMLQRIYGTAFPKQSQVEEYLHLLEEAKERDHRKLGKELKLFTISQEVGQGLPIWLPRGATIRRTIERYIVDLEERLGYNHVYTPHLANVELYKTSGHWEHYQEDMYPPMKMDETEELVLRPMNCPHHMMIYKNDLKSYRSLPYRVAELGTMHRYEMSGALAGLQRVRSMTLNDAHIFCRPDQIKQEFIEVVELIQEVYKDFSIDDYSFRLSYRDPADKKKYIDNDEMWEKAQRMLKEAMDDLNVEYVEAEGEAAFYGPKLDVQVKTALGKEETLSTVQLDFLLPERFDLSYIGEDGNHHRPVVIHRGVVSTMERFVAFLIEEYKGAFPTWLSPVQAEIIPVSEVHLDYAKEVQKKLQRAGIRVEVDERNEKIGYKIREAQMQKIPYMLVVGDKEVEGEAVNVRRYSQQNSETVSLSEFTSRIEQEIKEKN; translated from the coding sequence ATGGCTGAAATGGTAAAAATGACTTTCCCCGACGGTTCTGTAAAGGAATTTGAAAAGGGAACGACTACAGAAGAAATCGCAAGTTCAATTAGCCCGGGTCTTAAGAAGAAGGCGCTCGCTGGTAAAGTGAATGGAGCCTTAATTGATTTGCGACGTGAAATCGAAAAGGATGCTTCAATTGAGATCGTAACACCTGAAAGCGAAGATGGACTTGAAGTCCTTCGGCATAGTACAGCACACTTGATGGCGCAGGCTATCAAGCGATTATATAGCGATGTAAAGCTTGGTGTTGGTCCAGTAATCGATAGTGGTTTCTATTATGATATCGATTGCCCGGTTTCGATTACACCTGAAGACCTTCCGAGGATTGAGAAGGAAATGAAGAAAATCGTAAATGAAAACCTTGAAGTGAAGCGTAACGTTGTAAGTCGTGATGAAGCACAGAAGATGTTTGAGGAGATCGGAGACGAGCTTAAGTTAGAACTGCTTGAAGCGATTCCTGCTGATGAGCAAGTGACAATTTATGAACAGGGTGAATTCTTCGACCTTTGCCGTGGACCGCATATACCTTCAACTAGCAAGATTAAAGCCTTCAAGCTTCTCTCGATTGCGGGAGCATACTGGCGCGGTGATAGCGAGAATCAAATGCTTCAGCGTATATACGGAACTGCCTTTCCAAAGCAATCTCAGGTAGAAGAATATCTTCACTTACTTGAAGAAGCTAAGGAACGCGATCATCGTAAACTCGGTAAGGAGCTAAAACTCTTTACAATTTCTCAAGAGGTAGGACAGGGTCTTCCAATCTGGTTACCAAGAGGGGCAACGATACGCCGTACGATTGAACGCTACATCGTCGATCTCGAAGAGCGTCTTGGTTACAACCATGTATATACTCCTCACCTTGCAAACGTTGAATTGTACAAAACTAGCGGACACTGGGAGCACTATCAAGAAGATATGTATCCTCCAATGAAAATGGATGAAACAGAAGAATTAGTTCTTCGTCCAATGAACTGCCCGCACCATATGATGATTTACAAAAATGATCTGAAAAGCTATCGTAGCCTTCCATATCGTGTTGCAGAGCTTGGAACAATGCATCGATATGAAATGTCAGGAGCACTAGCAGGACTTCAACGGGTACGCTCGATGACGTTAAATGATGCGCATATCTTCTGTCGGCCGGATCAAATCAAGCAAGAATTTATTGAAGTTGTTGAGCTCATCCAGGAAGTTTATAAAGACTTTAGTATCGATGATTACTCCTTCCGTCTTTCGTATCGCGACCCGGCAGATAAGAAGAAATATATCGACAATGACGAGATGTGGGAAAAAGCTCAGAGGATGCTTAAAGAAGCGATGGACGATCTTAACGTTGAGTACGTTGAAGCAGAAGGTGAAGCGGCGTTCTACGGTCCTAAACTGGATGTTCAGGTGAAAACAGCACTTGGTAAAGAGGAAACGCTCTCCACTGTTCAATTGGATTTCCTTCTTCCAGAGCGATTCGATCTTTCTTACATTGGGGAGGATGGCAACCATCACCGCCCGGTTGTTATTCACCGTGGTGTTGTATCAACAATGGAACGATTTGTTGCTTTCTTAATTGAAGAATACAAAGGTGCGTTCCCTACATGGCTTTCTCCAGTACAAGCTGAAATCATACCGGTTTCTGAAGTTCACCTGGATTATGCAAAGGAAGTTCAGAAAAAACTTCAACGTGCAGGAATTCGTGTAGAAGTTGATGAGCGTAACGAAAAAATCGGGTACAAAATCCGTGAAGCTCAAATGCAAAAAATCCCTTATATGCTTGTGGTAGGTGACAAAGAAGTAGAAGGCGAAGCTGTTAACGTTCGTCGATACAGCCAGCAGAATTCAGAGACTGTATCGCTCAGTGAATTTACTTCAAGAATCGAACAAGAAATTAAAGAAAAGAACTAA
- the infC gene encoding translation initiation factor IF-3: MNVNEGIRAREVRLVGADGNQIGVKSKNEALDMARNANLDLVMVAPNAKPPVCRIMDYGKFRYEQQKKDKEARKKQKIITVKEVRLSPNIEEHDFNTKLRNARKFLEKGDKVKASIRFRGRMITHSDIGKKVLEHLAEDCKDIATVESKPKMEGRSMFLILAPIAEK, from the coding sequence ATGAACGTCAATGAGGGCATTCGTGCCCGGGAAGTACGTCTTGTTGGTGCAGACGGAAACCAAATTGGTGTGAAATCAAAAAATGAGGCATTAGATATGGCTCGAAACGCAAATCTTGATCTTGTTATGGTCGCTCCAAACGCGAAGCCGCCGGTATGTCGCATTATGGACTACGGAAAGTTCCGTTATGAGCAGCAGAAGAAAGACAAAGAAGCGCGTAAGAAACAAAAGATTATTACCGTTAAAGAAGTTCGTTTGAGCCCGAATATTGAAGAGCATGATTTCAATACGAAGCTTCGTAATGCACGTAAGTTTCTTGAAAAAGGCGACAAAGTGAAGGCATCGATCCGTTTCCGCGGTCGTATGATCACACACTCTGACATCGGTAAAAAGGTGCTTGAGCACCTGGCAGAAGATTGTAAAGATATTGCAACTGTTGAGTCCAAACCAAAAATGGAAGGACGCAGCATGTTCCTAATCTTGGCACCTATCGCAGAAAAGTAA
- the rpmI gene encoding 50S ribosomal protein L35: MPKMKSHSGASKRFKKTGSGKLKRSRAYTSHMFGNKSQKQKRKLRKASLVSAGDFKRIKTLIYNKK; the protein is encoded by the coding sequence ATGCCAAAAATGAAATCTCACAGTGGAGCTTCAAAGCGTTTTAAGAAAACTGGATCAGGTAAACTTAAGCGTAGCCGTGCTTACACTAGCCATATGTTTGGTAACAAGTCTCAAAAGCAGAAGCGTAAGCTTCGCAAAGCTTCTCTTGTTTCCGCAGGTGACTTCAAGCGCATTAAGACTCTAATCTACAACAAGAAGTAA
- the rplT gene encoding 50S ribosomal protein L20, giving the protein MPRVKGGYVTRRRRKRTLKLAKGYYGSKHLLFKVANQQVMKSLMYAYRDRRQKKRDFRKLWITRINAAARMNGLSYSRLMFGLKTAGIDINRKMLAELAINDEKAFAELASKAKENLK; this is encoded by the coding sequence ATGCCAAGAGTAAAAGGTGGCTACGTAACACGTCGTAGACGTAAAAGAACGTTAAAACTCGCAAAAGGATATTACGGATCTAAGCATTTGCTTTTCAAAGTTGCTAACCAGCAAGTTATGAAATCACTTATGTATGCTTATCGTGACCGTCGCCAGAAAAAACGCGACTTCCGTAAGCTTTGGATTACTCGTATCAACGCGGCAGCTCGTATGAACGGACTTTCTTACAGCCGTTTGATGTTCGGTCTTAAAACAGCTGGAATCGACATCAACCGTAAAATGCTTGCAGAGCTTGCAATCAACGACGAAAAAGCGTTCGCTGAACTAGCATCTAAAGCTAAAGAAAACTTGAAATAA
- a CDS encoding DUF1294 domain-containing protein yields MSIYYLFFVYIALLNIWSYAAMGWDKRRARKRGNRIAERNLWTLFIIGGSIGGYAGMKHFRHKTKHRQFVIGIPVLVTIQLVLFAGGFYILNRS; encoded by the coding sequence ATGAGTATTTATTATCTTTTCTTTGTTTACATCGCTCTCCTTAACATCTGGAGTTATGCTGCAATGGGTTGGGATAAACGAAGAGCTAGAAAGCGTGGAAATCGAATTGCAGAGAGAAATCTGTGGACGTTGTTTATTATAGGAGGATCCATTGGCGGATATGCAGGCATGAAGCATTTTAGACATAAAACAAAGCACAGGCAATTTGTAATAGGCATTCCTGTGCTTGTAACGATCCAACTCGTTCTGTTCGCAGGGGGATTTTACATTTTAAATCGCTCATGA
- a CDS encoding cytochrome d ubiquinol oxidase subunit II produces MTEALYAITLIWGIVFIYAVMATIDFGAGFWSMIYLNKNNTKATSIANRYLSPSWEVTNVFIVAIVVALFSFFPGATFTLGTVLLIPGSLIILLLALRSAFLVFSHSASENYKRILTIISGITGFLIPALLICVLPITQGGFVEFVDGKEQLLLGELFTSPSVYAFMAFAVSSTLFLSSLLLADYSNVAGDQEAYTIYRRDAIMVGPVSLVMAGLLVLTMRNEALWLYENLMNYVPWLIGSVATFLIGYVALWIPRKRGAGIPRLAMISVVIQYLLASYAYGSAHLPYIVYPEVTIETGFTNPATFRALIITYIVAFFILTPGFIYFWRLFLKDKRYLKQNES; encoded by the coding sequence ATGACAGAAGCACTCTATGCTATTACATTAATATGGGGAATTGTGTTTATCTACGCAGTTATGGCTACCATCGACTTTGGAGCAGGATTCTGGTCGATGATCTATTTAAATAAAAACAATACAAAAGCAACAAGTATCGCAAACAGGTACCTCTCTCCTTCATGGGAAGTAACGAACGTGTTTATTGTAGCCATTGTTGTTGCTCTTTTCAGTTTCTTTCCTGGTGCGACGTTTACACTGGGGACCGTTCTACTCATTCCTGGCAGCCTGATTATTCTCCTACTGGCACTCCGAAGTGCTTTTCTCGTCTTTTCACATTCCGCATCTGAGAATTATAAACGAATTCTCACGATCATTTCTGGGATTACTGGTTTTTTAATACCAGCGCTTCTGATCTGTGTTCTCCCCATTACACAGGGGGGCTTTGTAGAATTTGTGGATGGAAAGGAACAGCTTTTACTTGGTGAGCTTTTCACCAGTCCTAGTGTTTATGCTTTTATGGCTTTTGCCGTTTCAAGCACGCTCTTTCTTTCCTCCCTTTTACTTGCTGATTATTCAAATGTAGCAGGAGACCAGGAAGCCTATACAATCTATCGCAGAGACGCTATCATGGTCGGACCTGTCTCACTTGTCATGGCTGGATTACTCGTTCTGACAATGCGGAATGAAGCGCTCTGGCTATATGAGAATCTTATGAACTATGTTCCCTGGCTAATAGGATCGGTAGCTACTTTCTTAATTGGGTATGTAGCACTATGGATCCCAAGGAAACGAGGAGCTGGGATCCCAAGACTCGCTATGATTAGCGTTGTCATTCAATATTTACTCGCAAGCTACGCTTATGGTTCAGCACATCTACCTTATATCGTATATCCCGAGGTAACGATTGAAACAGGGTTCACAAATCCTGCGACATTCAGAGCGCTTATCATTACCTATATTGTTGCCTTTTTCATTTTAACTCCTGGATTCATTTACTTCTGGCGGCTGTTCTTGAAGGACAAGCGCTATTTAAAACAAAACGAGTCATGA
- a CDS encoding cytochrome ubiquinol oxidase subunit I — MDELVLARSLFGMTMGVHIIYATLGVGVPLMVLVAELMYQKTKDRDYAVMATRWTKGFAVLLGVAIPTGTIAGVQLSLLWPGFMEVVGKVIALPFQIEIYAFFLEALFMSIYVYAADRLSPIMRIVSVTLVAVGASASAILITNVHAFEGTPAGFEIVDGEFVNVDPWAAFFNPSFLVTAGHVTVSALMTGAFVIASIAAYNMLRRSKVKREYHFHQKALMMGLVIGGIFSILTALNGHESAQLLHVYQPEKLAAAEGLFETQTFAPLAIGGYTDKEEREVKWAIEVPWALSYLADDSFDTRVIGLEEYPEDEWPPLFVHTLFNAMVGIGSLLILLSVVGFVWHRLLKRKGFPRWLMWLFIIAGPLAIMAIEFGWIFACTGRQPWVIYHMLKTEDVVTTSGNIGLLFILFLIVYVILMISTVLVLRYYFNRNPVSEELDQ, encoded by the coding sequence ATGGATGAGCTGGTTCTTGCCCGCTCCCTGTTCGGTATGACGATGGGCGTTCATATTATCTACGCAACCCTTGGCGTAGGAGTGCCTCTAATGGTTCTTGTCGCTGAATTAATGTATCAAAAGACGAAAGACAGGGATTATGCTGTAATGGCGACAAGATGGACGAAAGGGTTTGCTGTACTACTTGGTGTCGCTATCCCCACTGGAACAATTGCTGGCGTTCAACTATCTCTTTTGTGGCCTGGGTTTATGGAGGTAGTTGGCAAAGTCATTGCCCTTCCTTTTCAAATTGAAATTTACGCTTTTTTCCTTGAAGCTCTCTTTATGTCCATTTATGTATATGCCGCTGATAGACTTTCCCCAATCATGCGTATTGTTAGTGTAACGCTTGTTGCAGTTGGCGCAAGTGCATCAGCTATTCTTATTACAAATGTTCATGCTTTTGAAGGGACACCTGCTGGTTTTGAAATCGTCGATGGCGAGTTTGTCAATGTTGATCCATGGGCTGCATTCTTTAACCCATCGTTCTTAGTGACAGCAGGTCACGTTACGGTTTCCGCCTTAATGACGGGAGCATTTGTGATTGCATCTATTGCCGCTTACAACATGCTCCGGAGAAGTAAGGTTAAAAGAGAATACCACTTTCATCAAAAGGCATTAATGATGGGGCTTGTCATTGGTGGGATCTTCTCCATTCTAACCGCTTTAAATGGCCATGAATCAGCTCAACTGCTGCATGTTTATCAACCAGAGAAACTCGCAGCAGCAGAAGGGTTGTTTGAAACGCAAACATTCGCACCACTCGCAATCGGAGGATACACAGATAAGGAGGAGCGTGAAGTAAAATGGGCAATTGAAGTGCCATGGGCACTCAGTTACCTCGCTGACGATTCTTTTGATACGAGAGTAATTGGATTGGAGGAATATCCTGAGGATGAGTGGCCACCGTTATTCGTTCATACCCTCTTCAATGCTATGGTCGGAATAGGCTCTCTCTTAATACTGCTTTCTGTAGTTGGGTTTGTCTGGCATCGACTCTTAAAACGAAAGGGATTTCCTCGATGGCTCATGTGGTTATTCATTATAGCTGGACCACTTGCAATCATGGCGATTGAGTTCGGATGGATTTTCGCATGTACAGGAAGACAGCCATGGGTTATTTACCACATGTTGAAAACAGAAGACGTTGTCACAACTTCAGGTAACATCGGGCTTCTATTTATCCTATTTTTAATTGTCTATGTTATTTTGATGATTTCAACCGTTCTCGTTCTTCGCTACTACTTTAATCGAAATCCAGTTTCAGAGGAACTTGACCAATAG
- a CDS encoding TVP38/TMEM64 family protein yields the protein MDELVLPFVEVVSNSGIYAPFYFIVLHFIRQFVFVPVSVVCIAGGVMFGAIYGTIYSVIGITVVSTVFYVFVKRAPVFFKKITRMKEKWMRKRMPMSVGQIAILRLVPFVHFHFISLCLIEVSKDFQDYLKSSIISNLPLALMYSFFGTAIKGFDPVLIVLLLCGLVVLFYLLRRREWIMKWEDFFQPVR from the coding sequence ATGGATGAGCTCGTCCTGCCGTTTGTCGAGGTTGTGTCGAACAGTGGAATCTACGCCCCGTTCTATTTTATTGTTCTTCATTTTATACGGCAGTTTGTCTTTGTTCCGGTGAGTGTGGTTTGCATAGCGGGAGGAGTCATGTTTGGAGCGATTTATGGTACCATTTATTCAGTGATCGGGATTACGGTAGTAAGCACAGTTTTCTATGTATTCGTAAAGCGAGCACCGGTATTTTTTAAGAAAATTACCCGAATGAAGGAGAAATGGATGAGAAAACGGATGCCGATGTCAGTGGGACAAATAGCGATTTTGCGATTAGTCCCTTTCGTGCATTTCCATTTCATTTCACTCTGCTTAATTGAAGTCTCAAAAGACTTTCAGGATTACTTGAAGTCATCAATCATTTCTAACTTACCGCTCGCCTTGATGTATTCATTCTTTGGAACAGCTATCAAAGGTTTTGATCCAGTGCTTATCGTCTTATTGCTTTGTGGTCTTGTGGTTCTTTTCTATTTATTACGGAGAAGAGAATGGATTATGAAGTGGGAGGATTTTTTCCAACCTGTAAGATAA
- a CDS encoding sigma-w pathway protein ysdB — MIIILFRLVILAAMVLIAYSVIRFFIDPKRKLEKAYDHKKYYFLDDSSNVRKNFLVTYKGALFEGEKYLGTTENSFDIVTISVGVKNASELYMLEKEDFYFLEKEMDLRYPSAKIEWKSPVKEFLRHRENS; from the coding sequence ATGATTATTATTCTTTTTCGTCTTGTCATTCTTGCTGCCATGGTATTGATTGCTTATTCTGTTATTCGTTTTTTTATCGATCCGAAACGCAAGCTCGAAAAAGCCTATGACCATAAAAAGTACTATTTCCTTGATGACTCCTCCAATGTTCGAAAGAACTTTCTTGTTACTTATAAGGGTGCTCTATTTGAGGGCGAGAAATATCTTGGAACGACAGAAAATTCATTTGACATTGTTACGATCTCGGTTGGAGTTAAAAATGCATCAGAGCTTTATATGCTCGAAAAAGAAGATTTCTATTTCCTAGAAAAAGAAATGGACCTCCGTTATCCAAGTGCAAAAATCGAATGGAAAAGTCCCGTTAAAGAATTTTTACGTCACCGTGAAAACTCCTAA
- a CDS encoding dUTP diphosphatase, protein MDFNQLFALQKQLDDRIVNEHGLEGLDLFQNKLLALKVEVGELANETRCFKYWSKKAPSPIETILEEYVDGIHFILSLGLEIGITPRKVPSEVADELSTVECFHHVYQAIDHVAEIRNEEAYLHLLNHYLLLGKQIGLNIDDIYEAYLKKNEVNHNRQDQGY, encoded by the coding sequence TTGGATTTCAACCAATTATTTGCGCTCCAAAAACAACTGGATGATCGCATTGTAAACGAACACGGGCTTGAAGGCTTGGATTTATTTCAAAATAAACTTCTCGCACTTAAAGTAGAAGTTGGTGAACTAGCAAATGAGACAAGATGTTTCAAATACTGGAGCAAAAAAGCTCCTTCTCCAATCGAAACGATTCTCGAGGAATATGTTGATGGCATTCACTTTATTCTATCACTTGGACTAGAAATCGGCATCACTCCTAGGAAAGTTCCATCTGAAGTTGCGGATGAATTATCAACAGTAGAGTGTTTTCATCACGTCTATCAAGCCATTGATCACGTTGCTGAAATAAGAAATGAAGAGGCCTATCTCCATTTACTTAACCATTATCTCCTACTTGGGAAGCAAATCGGATTAAATATAGACGATATTTATGAAGCTTATTTGAAGAAAAACGAAGTGAATCATAATAGGCAGGACCAGGGATATTAA
- a CDS encoding M42 family metallopeptidase — MVKLDETLQMLKELTDANGVPGNEREPREVMKKHIEPLSDELMYDNLGSLIAVKKGKAEGPKIMVAGHLDEIGFMITRIDDKGFLWFQTVGGWWEQVMLAQRVNVMTRKGNIMGVIGSKPPHILPAEQRKKSVDKKDMFIDIGASSREEALEWGVKPGDSVVPVCDFTVMNNEKMLMAKAWDNRIGCAIAIEVLRKLKGEDHPNTVYGVGTVQEEVGLRGATTAANMIKPDIGFAVDVGIAGDTPGVSDKDAQSKMGKGPQIIMYDASMVGHKGLRDLVTDTADEKNIPYQFDAIAGGGTDSGKIHLTANGVPALSITIATRYIHTHAAILHRDDFENAVNLIVEVIKKLDANTVKEIIFN; from the coding sequence ATGGTGAAGCTTGATGAAACATTGCAAATGCTTAAAGAATTAACTGATGCTAATGGTGTACCGGGCAACGAACGTGAACCTCGTGAGGTTATGAAAAAGCACATCGAACCTCTTTCTGACGAGTTGATGTATGACAACCTTGGAAGCTTAATTGCAGTTAAAAAAGGTAAAGCAGAAGGCCCTAAAATTATGGTAGCTGGCCACCTCGATGAAATCGGTTTTATGATTACACGTATAGACGATAAAGGATTCCTCTGGTTCCAAACTGTTGGCGGATGGTGGGAGCAGGTAATGCTTGCGCAACGTGTTAACGTGATGACACGGAAAGGCAACATTATGGGTGTAATTGGATCAAAGCCTCCACATATTCTTCCAGCAGAACAGCGTAAGAAATCAGTGGACAAGAAGGATATGTTCATTGATATCGGTGCTTCAAGTAGAGAAGAAGCGTTGGAGTGGGGCGTTAAACCAGGCGATTCCGTTGTTCCAGTTTGTGATTTTACAGTTATGAACAATGAGAAAATGCTTATGGCAAAAGCCTGGGATAACCGTATTGGCTGTGCAATTGCGATTGAAGTTCTTCGCAAGTTGAAAGGTGAGGATCATCCGAACACTGTATACGGCGTTGGTACTGTTCAAGAAGAAGTTGGCCTTCGTGGCGCTACGACGGCTGCAAACATGATTAAGCCAGATATCGGTTTTGCCGTTGATGTTGGTATTGCTGGTGATACTCCTGGAGTGAGTGATAAAGATGCTCAATCGAAAATGGGTAAAGGTCCACAAATCATCATGTATGATGCTTCAATGGTAGGTCATAAAGGGCTACGTGATCTTGTAACAGATACAGCTGACGAGAAGAACATTCCTTATCAGTTTGATGCAATTGCAGGTGGTGGTACTGATTCAGGTAAAATTCACCTTACAGCAAACGGTGTACCTGCACTATCGATTACAATAGCAACACGTTACATTCATACACATGCAGCTATCCTGCATCGTGATGACTTTGAAAACGCGGTTAACTTAATTGTAGAAGTGATAAAGAAACTTGACGCTAATACAGTAAAAGAAATTATCTTTAATTAA
- the sspI gene encoding small acid-soluble spore protein SspI, with protein sequence MDLNLRKAILANINGNNEEQIEATILDAMQSGEEKMLPGLGVLFEILWKEAPENEREQMLSYMAQGVN encoded by the coding sequence ATGGACCTTAACTTACGGAAAGCGATTCTCGCAAACATTAATGGCAACAATGAGGAGCAGATTGAAGCTACGATCCTCGATGCTATGCAGAGCGGTGAAGAGAAAATGCTCCCAGGACTCGGTGTTCTTTTCGAAATTCTCTGGAAAGAAGCACCAGAAAATGAACGCGAGCAAATGCTCTCTTACATGGCGCAAGGCGTAAATTAA